The following proteins come from a genomic window of Paenibacillus swuensis:
- a CDS encoding ABC transporter ATP-binding protein: MFDVLKKLSWFFRKHWKRYTISIILLIIAGVVEMIPPKLLGVAIDYIQTNTMTASRLFWMISGYLALTVFIYGITYVWMYQMFGGAFLVERAYRSRLMKHFLKMTPTFFERNRTGDLMARATNDLKAVSMTAGFGILTLVDSTFFMITILTVMSVFISWKLTLASMLPLPIIAVAMAYYGGAIHKRYTVAQDAFGHMNDQVLENVSGVRVIRAYVQEKAVEQRFQDLTDDVFRKNLSVAKIDALFEPTIKLLVGMSYMIGLGYGAYLVFTSELTLGELVSFNVYLGILIWPMFALGELINILQRGNASLDRVIETLSYPEDVAGPKQPAPTPVPSVIQFNEVSFKYPSSSIENLCNISFRIERGQTLGIVGRTGSGKTTLLKQLLREYPLGKGSVTVSGTNLADIAVNDIHGWIGYVPQEQILFSRSVRENIKFGRPDGTEEQVMHVLESASFAQDINVLSQGLDTLVGEKGVALSGGQKQRISIARALMTDPEVLLLDDAMSAVDAKTEANIIRHIRQERQGKTTLISTHRLSAVQHADWILVLDEGTISEQGTHEDLMRLGGWYKEQFDLQQVEAHLTESG; this comes from the coding sequence ATGTTTGATGTACTAAAGAAATTAAGCTGGTTTTTCCGTAAACATTGGAAACGGTATACGATCTCCATTATTCTGCTCATTATTGCCGGGGTCGTGGAAATGATTCCTCCGAAATTGCTGGGGGTTGCCATTGATTACATCCAAACGAATACAATGACGGCATCCCGCTTGTTCTGGATGATTTCCGGCTATCTGGCGTTAACGGTGTTTATTTACGGCATAACCTACGTGTGGATGTACCAAATGTTCGGGGGCGCCTTCCTGGTGGAGCGGGCGTACCGATCGCGATTGATGAAGCATTTTCTCAAAATGACGCCGACCTTCTTCGAACGCAACCGCACAGGAGACTTGATGGCGCGCGCGACCAATGACCTTAAAGCGGTATCGATGACGGCCGGGTTCGGGATACTGACTCTGGTGGATTCCACCTTCTTTATGATCACGATCCTGACCGTTATGAGCGTGTTTATTTCCTGGAAGCTGACGCTGGCCTCCATGCTGCCTTTGCCGATTATCGCGGTGGCGATGGCCTATTACGGCGGTGCGATCCATAAGCGCTACACGGTGGCTCAAGATGCTTTCGGTCATATGAACGACCAGGTGCTCGAGAATGTGTCAGGGGTTCGCGTCATCCGCGCTTATGTGCAAGAGAAGGCGGTCGAACAACGGTTTCAGGACTTAACGGATGATGTGTTTCGCAAAAATCTGTCCGTTGCGAAAATCGACGCTTTATTCGAACCTACGATTAAGCTTCTGGTCGGTATGAGTTATATGATCGGCCTGGGATACGGAGCCTATCTGGTATTTACAAGCGAACTGACGTTAGGTGAACTGGTTTCCTTTAATGTGTACTTAGGAATTCTGATTTGGCCGATGTTCGCTTTGGGCGAGTTGATCAATATTCTGCAGCGGGGGAACGCCTCGTTAGATCGTGTCATTGAAACGCTGTCCTATCCGGAAGATGTGGCAGGTCCTAAACAACCGGCTCCTACACCGGTACCTTCCGTTATTCAGTTTAATGAAGTGTCGTTTAAGTATCCTTCATCTTCCATAGAGAATCTGTGTAACATTTCGTTCCGAATTGAGCGAGGTCAGACGTTAGGCATCGTCGGTCGCACAGGCAGCGGGAAAACGACACTGCTAAAGCAACTATTACGTGAATATCCGCTGGGAAAAGGCTCCGTAACGGTGTCCGGGACCAATCTTGCCGATATTGCCGTAAACGACATTCATGGATGGATCGGCTATGTGCCGCAAGAGCAGATTCTGTTCTCCCGTTCGGTAAGGGAAAATATTAAGTTCGGACGTCCGGACGGCACGGAAGAGCAAGTGATGCATGTGCTCGAATCCGCTTCGTTCGCTCAAGATATCAACGTCCTTTCACAAGGATTGGATACGTTGGTCGGTGAGAAAGGCGTGGCGTTATCCGGCGGACAGAAGCAGCGGATCTCGATTGCGCGGGCGTTAATGACCGATCCGGAAGTATTGCTGCTGGACGATGCGATGTCCGCCGTGGACGCGAAGACCGAAGCGAATATTATTCGCCATATCCGCCAAGAGCGGCAAGGCAAAACAACCCTCATCTCAACCCATCGCCTCTCCGCTGTACAGCATGCGGATTGGATACTGGTATTGGATGAAGGCACGATCTCCGAGCAGGGTACCCATGAGGACCTGATGCGGCTCGGCGGGTGGTACAAAGAGCAATTCGACCTGCAGCAGGTGGAAGCGCATTTGACGGAAAGCGGGTGA
- the addB gene encoding helicase-exonuclease AddAB subunit AddB encodes MSIQFILGRAGSGKTRHMLDEIRDNLREKPDGEPMVLLVPEQATFGAEYELAQTPGLQGIIRVQALSFRRLAFRVMQEVGRSTRIHIDDTGKKMLLHKIIRRRAKDLRIFAKGNGQSGFIDRVNDLYNEFKRYQIDGSGLLQHIQTNGILPDKERMLQDKLHDLLLIYDEFEQELGPHHIDSEDYLATLTEQAGSSSFIKETVFWIDGFHGFTPQEFAVLEQLMIHSAKVNIALTLDKPYESGREPHELELFHPTATTMIKLRELADENGVMTEPHFVMGGEPLPRYERSFMLAHLESTFDRRIPYKGPIEMEPSVVLHSAVHRRAEVEGAAREMVRLARDRNVRWRDMALLVRNMPDYEDLLATTLTDHGIPHFFDQKRTVLHHPLAELIRSALEVVTGYWRYDAVFRCVKTGLLPAFAQQDLPSPFDIHVEGDAFTARNITRRNLDELENYVLAFGIQGGRWTDDRPWTYKLQRSLEDEPTGPNERERAELQRVDVTRRAVAEPLAAFERGLKAAKTARGMAEALYGLLDSLKAAERLERWSMDALAAGRAEKAREHRQLWGAAVDLLDQIVETMGDEAMTPEQFAGVVETGLESIRLSLVPPTLDQVLLGSMERTRSGKVRYAFLLGVNDGVVPGRLSEDGVLSEGERDRLAETGLLLAPSARRRLLDERFMIYTAMTVASDRLWVSYPLADEEGKSLLPSELIRRLKQTFPALKEGTLMGDPGVFIPSSHEEDERTPLDYIAHPERALSYLIAQLREWKKGSQIASVWWEVYNWFVSQPEWRPKLQTLLQSLFYTNEVERLSRDTSRRLYGTHLRASVSRMERFVACPFSHFMSHGLRLQERRVYRLEAPDIGQLFHAALSMIAQNLMREGVSWGALSAAECRKEANDAVDVLTPRLQSEILLSSKRFTYISRKLKDIVGRASVVLGEHARRGSFEPLRLEMDFGGPVSELPPLSFKLNNGCTMDIIGRIDRVDSAEGESGLMVRVIDYKSSQTSLRLDELYYGLALQLLTYLDVLVTHAEGWLGREAIPAGALYFHVHNPLLQVSAALSAEEAEDRVFKRFKMKGLVLAEPEAVQLMDGSLEKGHSALLPLALKADGGFYSTSSVMTRDQWGVLRKAVRSTIREIGTEITDGTVDISPIRLGPKTPCAFCAYKPVCQFDTLIEGNGYQGLAKQGKDQLWDLLREKGEHSSD; translated from the coding sequence ATGTCGATACAGTTTATTTTGGGTCGGGCGGGCAGCGGGAAAACGAGGCATATGCTCGATGAAATCAGAGACAATCTGAGGGAGAAACCGGACGGTGAGCCAATGGTGCTGCTGGTGCCGGAGCAAGCGACCTTCGGCGCGGAGTACGAACTCGCCCAGACACCGGGACTTCAAGGGATCATTCGCGTACAGGCGCTAAGCTTTCGCCGTTTAGCCTTTCGGGTCATGCAAGAAGTGGGGCGCTCGACAAGAATACATATCGATGATACCGGCAAAAAAATGCTCTTACACAAAATCATCCGCCGCCGTGCCAAGGATTTGCGTATATTCGCCAAAGGGAACGGACAGAGCGGATTTATCGACCGTGTCAATGATTTATATAATGAGTTCAAAAGGTATCAAATCGACGGCAGCGGCCTGCTTCAGCATATTCAGACCAACGGAATCCTGCCTGACAAGGAGCGGATGCTGCAGGACAAGCTGCATGATTTGCTGCTGATCTATGATGAGTTTGAGCAAGAGCTGGGACCGCATCATATCGATTCCGAGGATTATTTGGCGACGCTGACCGAGCAGGCAGGCTCCTCTTCCTTTATTAAGGAAACCGTGTTCTGGATCGACGGTTTTCACGGGTTTACGCCTCAGGAATTCGCCGTGCTCGAGCAGCTCATGATCCATTCCGCTAAAGTAAATATCGCCTTAACGCTGGACAAGCCTTATGAATCGGGCCGTGAACCCCATGAACTGGAGTTGTTTCATCCCACGGCAACCACGATGATCAAGCTCAGAGAGCTTGCCGATGAGAACGGCGTGATGACAGAGCCTCATTTCGTGATGGGCGGGGAACCGCTGCCGCGCTATGAGCGGAGCTTCATGCTGGCGCATCTGGAATCTACGTTTGATCGTCGGATTCCGTATAAAGGACCGATTGAAATGGAGCCCAGTGTGGTGTTGCATTCAGCGGTTCACCGACGTGCGGAAGTGGAAGGCGCCGCTCGCGAGATGGTGCGTCTTGCGCGGGACCGTAATGTCAGGTGGCGGGATATGGCCTTGCTGGTCCGCAACATGCCGGATTACGAGGATCTGCTGGCCACAACGCTTACGGATCATGGCATCCCGCACTTCTTCGACCAGAAGCGCACCGTGCTCCACCACCCGCTGGCGGAACTGATCCGCTCCGCCCTGGAGGTCGTCACGGGCTACTGGCGATATGACGCCGTGTTCCGCTGCGTCAAAACCGGATTGCTGCCTGCGTTCGCGCAGCAAGATCTCCCTTCCCCTTTCGACATCCACGTCGAAGGGGATGCGTTTACGGCGCGAAATATCACGCGCCGAAACCTGGACGAACTCGAGAACTACGTGCTCGCGTTCGGCATCCAGGGCGGCCGGTGGACGGACGACCGGCCTTGGACCTACAAGCTCCAGCGCTCGCTGGAGGACGAGCCGACCGGGCCGAACGAGCGGGAACGCGCGGAGCTTCAGCGCGTGGACGTGACCCGGCGGGCCGTGGCGGAGCCGCTCGCGGCGTTCGAGCGTGGCCTGAAAGCCGCGAAGACCGCGCGCGGCATGGCCGAGGCGCTTTACGGGCTGCTGGACAGCCTGAAGGCGGCCGAACGGCTCGAGCGCTGGAGTATGGACGCCCTCGCCGCGGGCAGGGCGGAGAAGGCGAGGGAACACCGCCAGCTGTGGGGCGCGGCGGTGGATTTGCTCGACCAGATCGTCGAGACGATGGGCGACGAAGCCATGACGCCGGAGCAATTCGCAGGCGTTGTCGAGACGGGGCTCGAGAGCATCAGGCTCAGTCTGGTCCCGCCTACGCTGGATCAAGTGCTGCTGGGAAGCATGGAGCGCACCCGCTCAGGAAAGGTGCGTTACGCGTTCCTGCTTGGTGTGAACGACGGCGTTGTTCCTGGCAGACTCAGCGAAGACGGCGTGCTTTCCGAAGGGGAGCGCGACCGCCTTGCGGAGACGGGACTCCTGCTTGCGCCAAGCGCCCGCAGAAGACTGCTGGATGAACGCTTCATGATCTATACAGCCATGACGGTTGCCAGCGACCGGCTGTGGGTGAGCTATCCGCTCGCCGACGAAGAAGGCAAATCCCTCTTGCCGTCTGAACTGATTCGACGGTTGAAGCAAACTTTCCCCGCCCTTAAGGAAGGTACGCTCATGGGGGATCCCGGTGTATTTATACCTTCAAGCCATGAAGAAGATGAGCGGACACCATTGGACTATATCGCGCATCCAGAACGCGCCTTATCCTACCTGATCGCGCAATTGAGAGAATGGAAGAAAGGGTCGCAGATTGCCTCGGTCTGGTGGGAAGTTTACAACTGGTTTGTGTCACAACCGGAGTGGAGGCCCAAGTTACAAACCCTGTTGCAATCTCTGTTCTATACGAATGAAGTGGAACGTCTCAGCCGGGATACGAGCAGGCGCTTGTACGGCACGCATCTTCGCGCAAGCGTGTCGCGGATGGAGCGTTTCGTAGCCTGTCCGTTCAGCCATTTCATGTCGCACGGCCTCCGCTTGCAGGAACGGCGGGTTTACAGGCTGGAAGCGCCGGATATTGGGCAACTGTTCCATGCCGCTCTCAGTATGATCGCGCAGAATCTGATGCGCGAGGGGGTTAGCTGGGGCGCGCTCAGCGCCGCTGAGTGCCGCAAGGAGGCGAACGATGCCGTGGACGTGCTTACGCCGAGATTGCAAAGCGAAATCCTGTTAAGCTCCAAGCGATTTACTTACATTTCCCGTAAGCTGAAGGACATCGTTGGCCGCGCGTCCGTTGTGTTGGGCGAGCACGCCCGCCGCGGATCGTTCGAGCCTTTGCGGCTGGAGATGGATTTCGGAGGTCCGGTTTCGGAGCTTCCGCCGCTCTCTTTCAAGTTAAATAACGGATGCACCATGGACATTATCGGACGCATTGACCGCGTGGACAGCGCGGAAGGCGAGAGCGGATTGATGGTGCGCGTAATTGATTATAAATCCAGCCAGACTTCTTTACGTCTGGATGAATTATATTACGGTCTGGCCTTACAGCTTCTTACTTATCTGGATGTCCTGGTCACGCATGCGGAAGGTTGGCTTGGCCGCGAAGCCATTCCGGCGGGAGCCTTGTATTTCCATGTACATAACCCGTTGTTACAGGTTAGCGCGGCCCTTTCGGCGGAAGAGGCGGAGGACCGGGTGTTCAAGAGGTTCAAGATGAAAGGTCTCGTTCTGGCCGAACCGGAAGCTGTGCAGTTGATGGACGGCTCACTTGAGAAAGGGCATTCCGCGTTGCTGCCGCTTGCCCTTAAGGCGGACGGAGGCTTCTACAGCACTTCATCGGTGATGACCCGCGATCAATGGGGCGTGTTACGCAAGGCGGTCCGCAGCACGATCCGTGAAATCGGAACCGAGATTACCGACGGAACGGTGGACATATCACCCATCCGGCTCGGACCGAAGACGCCTTGCGCTTTTTGCGCGTACAAGCCGGTGTGCCAGTTCGATACTTTGATCGAGGGTAACGGATACCAAGGTTTGGCGAAGCAGGGGAAAGATCAGTTATGGGATTTGCTACGGGAAAAGGGGGAACACAGCAGTGACTGA
- a CDS encoding HAD family hydrolase yields the protein MIKAIIFDFDGLILDTETPWYEAFREIYEEHGAHLPIELWGLGVGTSGEHFDPYLYLGECTGKPVVKEQIDALFTVKHGALMELQGVREGVEDYLKEAQAKGIRIGLASSSPRAWVESYLKQHGLFEYFEVIKTADDVLRIKPDPELYLAASEALGVAPAEAAAFEDSPNGVRAAVSAGLYSVIVPNPLTAQLAFDAYDLRLDSMADLSLGEVLKRLEQTER from the coding sequence ATGATTAAAGCGATTATTTTCGACTTTGACGGGTTAATTCTGGATACCGAAACCCCTTGGTATGAAGCTTTTCGGGAAATCTATGAAGAACACGGGGCGCATCTGCCGATCGAGCTGTGGGGATTGGGTGTCGGCACGTCGGGCGAGCATTTTGACCCCTATCTGTATTTGGGAGAATGCACCGGGAAACCGGTGGTCAAGGAGCAGATTGATGCCTTGTTCACGGTAAAGCACGGAGCACTGATGGAGTTGCAAGGCGTGCGCGAAGGGGTTGAAGATTATCTGAAGGAAGCGCAGGCGAAGGGAATTCGCATCGGCCTGGCTTCCAGTTCCCCGCGGGCGTGGGTGGAGAGCTACCTTAAGCAGCATGGGTTGTTCGAGTATTTCGAGGTCATCAAAACCGCGGATGATGTTCTCCGGATCAAGCCGGATCCGGAATTGTATCTGGCGGCGTCAGAGGCGTTGGGCGTAGCGCCAGCGGAAGCGGCAGCGTTCGAGGACTCGCCCAACGGCGTGAGGGCCGCGGTAAGCGCGGGGTTGTACAGCGTCATCGTGCCGAATCCGCTGACCGCTCAGCTGGCGTTCGATGCCTACGACTTGAGGCTGGATTCGATGGCGGATCTGAGCCTTGGCGAGGTGTTGAAGCGGTTGGAGCAGACGGAGCGATGA
- a CDS encoding YolD-like family protein yields MAKTPKRPTRDEFVLEEIGNQITESFNEESTVLLTIWAWENQVRGQIVHLDSRTGKVHVDNGQETIKIPFMDIMALDYPRD; encoded by the coding sequence ATGGCAAAGACACCAAAGCGACCCACCCGAGATGAGTTTGTCTTGGAGGAGATCGGTAATCAGATTACCGAATCATTCAATGAAGAATCTACTGTATTGCTAACGATCTGGGCTTGGGAAAATCAGGTTCGAGGTCAGATTGTTCATCTGGATTCAAGAACAGGAAAGGTTCATGTTGATAATGGACAAGAGACAATTAAAATACCGTTTATGGACATTATGGCTCTAGATTATCCAAGAGATTAA
- a CDS encoding ABC transporter ATP-binding protein: protein MSVGRRLLQYALFYKKTISIALVMLTIAVCAELSGPLIAKQMIDNNILGIEKPWVETAQGTKDAVQYKGGFYKRSDRLEEGEQRGKEVRLLQSGVSFYFLNQSLPFDGERLVADGTLTVKSKNQSAEYAVEQLTKQQLFAFYKPEIKALIQLMALYLGLIAVASFFQYYQKLLLQSSANRIIQRMRMDVFKQIQRLPIHYFDNLPAGKVVSRVTNDTESIQELYVTVLATFVNSAIYMAGIFAAMFFLDAKLAAVSMLLIPIVLLWIVLYRKSAERYNHRIRALLSDINAMINESIQGMSIIRAFRRQEETQREFDELNEQHFANENKLLNLNALTSHNLVGVLRNIAFVMVIWYFGGASLQAGSLISIGVLYAFVDYLTRLFGPVTNVVNQLGKLETARVSAERVFELMDTEGTDVAEGQLPRYKGNVRFEDVSFAYKEDYVLKNITFEAKQGQTVALVGHTGSGKSSIMNLLFRFYDPQKGAITIDGQSIVEIPKQLLRQHMGIVLQDPFLFTGTIASNVSLDDPAISRKAVNDALNAVGADKLLSSLPKGYDEPVIEKGSTLSAGQRQLVSFARALAFNPAILILDEATASIDTETETIIQNALDVLKKGRTTFIIAHRLSTIRSADQILVLHRGEVVERGDHESLMGLGGRYYQMYQLQQGAKVSVGKEEVAEHNPV from the coding sequence GTGAGCGTAGGAAGAAGACTGTTACAATACGCCTTATTTTATAAGAAGACGATCAGCATCGCGCTGGTTATGCTGACGATCGCGGTCTGTGCCGAGTTATCCGGTCCGTTGATCGCGAAGCAGATGATTGACAACAATATTTTGGGCATCGAAAAGCCTTGGGTGGAAACGGCGCAAGGGACCAAAGATGCCGTGCAGTATAAAGGTGGCTTTTACAAGCGAAGCGATCGGCTGGAGGAAGGCGAACAGCGGGGGAAAGAAGTGCGGTTGCTGCAATCCGGCGTAAGCTTCTATTTCCTGAATCAGTCCCTGCCTTTCGACGGGGAGCGTTTAGTAGCGGATGGAACGCTGACGGTGAAGTCGAAGAATCAGAGCGCGGAGTATGCTGTTGAGCAACTGACGAAGCAACAATTGTTCGCATTTTACAAGCCTGAAATAAAGGCCCTCATTCAGTTGATGGCCCTTTATCTGGGATTGATTGCGGTCGCATCCTTTTTCCAATATTACCAAAAGCTGCTTCTGCAATCGTCCGCTAATCGAATTATTCAGCGGATGCGGATGGACGTATTTAAGCAAATTCAGCGGCTTCCGATACATTACTTTGACAATTTGCCGGCGGGCAAAGTAGTTTCCCGGGTAACGAACGATACGGAGTCCATTCAGGAGCTGTATGTGACGGTGCTGGCAACGTTCGTGAACAGCGCGATTTATATGGCGGGAATCTTTGCCGCGATGTTCTTTCTGGACGCCAAGCTTGCCGCAGTGTCGATGCTGTTAATCCCGATTGTCTTGCTGTGGATTGTTCTGTATCGCAAATCAGCCGAACGGTATAACCACCGTATTCGAGCTTTGCTCAGCGATATTAACGCGATGATTAACGAGTCGATTCAAGGCATGAGCATCATTCGCGCTTTCCGCCGTCAGGAAGAGACGCAGAGAGAATTCGACGAGCTTAACGAGCAGCATTTTGCCAATGAAAATAAGTTGTTGAACCTGAATGCCCTCACCTCTCACAATTTAGTCGGCGTGCTGCGGAATATCGCTTTTGTGATGGTGATTTGGTATTTCGGGGGAGCCTCGTTGCAAGCGGGAAGTCTCATATCGATCGGTGTGCTGTACGCGTTTGTGGACTATTTAACCCGTTTGTTCGGTCCGGTTACGAATGTGGTGAATCAACTGGGCAAACTCGAGACGGCGCGCGTATCGGCAGAGCGGGTGTTTGAATTAATGGACACAGAAGGAACCGACGTTGCGGAGGGGCAATTGCCTCGATATAAGGGGAATGTGCGGTTTGAGGACGTATCTTTTGCCTACAAAGAGGATTATGTTCTGAAGAATATCACGTTTGAGGCGAAACAAGGGCAGACGGTGGCGTTGGTTGGTCATACAGGTTCGGGCAAAAGCTCGATCATGAACCTCCTGTTCCGATTCTATGATCCGCAGAAAGGCGCGATTACGATCGACGGGCAGTCCATTGTGGAGATTCCGAAACAGCTTTTGCGCCAGCATATGGGCATCGTGCTGCAGGATCCGTTCTTGTTCACGGGGACGATTGCCTCGAATGTGTCTCTGGATGATCCCGCGATCAGCAGGAAAGCCGTGAATGATGCATTAAACGCGGTCGGTGCGGATAAATTGCTGTCATCGCTGCCTAAAGGCTATGATGAACCGGTCATTGAGAAGGGCAGCACGCTGTCGGCGGGGCAACGGCAGTTGGTTTCGTTCGCGCGGGCGCTGGCGTTTAATCCGGCTATTCTGATTCTGGATGAAGCGACCGCAAGCATCGATACGGAAACGGAGACGATCATACAGAACGCGCTGGATGTGCTGAAAAAAGGGCGCACCACATTCATCATCGCCCACCGGCTGTCTACAATCCGGAGCGCGGATCAGATTCTGGTTCTGCATCGGGGTGAAGTGGTGGAGCGCGGCGACCATGAATCGTTGATGGGCCTTGGCGGACGCTATTACCAGATGTATCAGCTGCAGCAAGGGGCTAAAGTCTCGGTGGGGAAAGAAGAGGTTGCTGAGCACAATCCGGTGTAA
- a CDS encoding class I SAM-dependent rRNA methyltransferase: MAAVILHKSRKKRLEAAHPWVFASEVERTEGEPNPGDLVEVHNHQGRYLATGYWNPKSQIIVRVLAYTPLAEMDEAYFEERLLRAWEHRQRFLEDTNACRVVYGEADFLPGLIVDKFDDVLVVQLLTLGMDLRRDALVAALIKVFAPRGIYERSDVSVRELEGLEQRTGALYGDCPRHVPIRENGLRFEVDIVEGQKTGYFFDQRENRASIAKLMRGWGGRSGIALREVEGEDGAAVTAPVNANGKVVTFPYWDGATVLECFSHTGSFTLNACKYGAKKVTCLDISEHAIESARQNVEVNGFSERVEFVVADAFDYLRQQVRGLDERLERSTAGTAEGKKVDTSKKLTSAARTWDVVILDPPAFAKTKSAVTGACRGYKDINLHGMKLVNEGGYLVTASCSYHMRPDLFLETIQEAAIDAGKILRLVEWRGAGKDHPQILGVDEGHYLKFAIFEVRSKK, translated from the coding sequence ATGGCAGCGGTAATTTTACATAAGTCACGTAAGAAACGATTGGAAGCGGCTCACCCATGGGTGTTTGCCAGCGAAGTGGAGCGTACTGAGGGGGAGCCAAACCCGGGCGACTTGGTGGAAGTACACAACCACCAAGGCCGATATTTGGCGACAGGGTATTGGAATCCCAAATCGCAGATTATCGTTCGCGTATTGGCGTATACGCCGCTGGCTGAGATGGACGAGGCCTACTTCGAAGAGCGGCTGCTCCGCGCCTGGGAGCACCGGCAGCGCTTCCTCGAAGACACGAACGCGTGCCGCGTCGTGTATGGGGAAGCCGACTTCCTGCCGGGGCTGATCGTCGACAAGTTCGACGACGTGTTGGTGGTCCAGCTGCTCACGCTGGGCATGGATTTGCGCCGCGACGCGTTGGTGGCGGCGCTGATAAAGGTGTTCGCGCCGCGAGGCATTTACGAGCGGAGTGACGTCAGCGTGCGCGAGCTCGAGGGGCTGGAGCAGCGCACGGGCGCGCTCTACGGCGACTGCCCGCGGCATGTGCCGATTCGCGAGAACGGCTTGCGGTTCGAGGTTGACATCGTGGAGGGGCAGAAGACGGGCTACTTCTTTGACCAGCGGGAAAACCGAGCCTCCATCGCGAAGCTGATGCGGGGCTGGGGCGGGCGCAGCGGGATTGCGCTGCGCGAAGTGGAAGGCGAAGACGGGGCCGCGGTGACGGCGCCGGTGAACGCGAACGGCAAGGTCGTGACATTCCCTTACTGGGACGGCGCGACCGTGCTGGAGTGCTTCTCGCACACGGGAAGTTTCACCCTGAACGCGTGCAAGTACGGCGCGAAGAAAGTGACGTGCCTGGACATTTCGGAGCATGCCATCGAGAGTGCGCGGCAGAACGTAGAGGTTAACGGCTTTTCCGAGCGCGTAGAGTTCGTGGTGGCGGATGCGTTCGATTATTTGCGACAACAGGTACGCGGACTGGATGAACGTCTTGAGCGATCCACAGCGGGTACGGCGGAAGGCAAGAAAGTGGATACGTCCAAGAAGCTGACCTCTGCTGCCCGGACATGGGATGTGGTCATTCTGGATCCGCCTGCTTTCGCGAAGACGAAGAGTGCGGTGACCGGCGCCTGCCGCGGCTATAAAGATATTAATCTGCACGGGATGAAGTTGGTGAATGAGGGCGGGTATCTGGTAACCGCAAGCTGCTCCTACCATATGCGTCCTGATCTGTTTTTGGAAACCATTCAGGAAGCTGCCATCGATGCGGGTAAAATCCTCCGCCTGGTCGAATGGCGCGGTGCTGGCAAAGATCATCCGCAAATTCTGGGTGTGGATGAGGGGCATTATCTGAAATTCGCCATATTTGAAGTAAGAAGTAAAAAATAG
- a CDS encoding DsbA family oxidoreductase, translated as MIIDVYQDTVCPWCRIGKKNMMEALDRWSVDHKEPYSVRWHAFQLDPTAPKEGRDFKETMTSKMGGPERLGQVIEHTCEAGRACNLEFNMDRIEYMPNTVKSHQLIALASDEYKQPLIDAIYKAYFEDGQNIGNLDVLMNLAKEVGMGYIDALRKQMEDGQGLNEVEEDVNKAREIGITGVPYFIFNNKYSFSGSQSPENFLKVLEQVAEKDRENV; from the coding sequence ATGATTATAGATGTTTATCAGGATACGGTGTGTCCATGGTGCCGCATTGGCAAAAAGAACATGATGGAAGCGCTGGATCGCTGGAGCGTGGATCATAAGGAGCCTTACAGTGTACGCTGGCACGCGTTTCAACTGGATCCGACAGCGCCGAAAGAAGGCCGGGATTTCAAAGAAACGATGACGTCGAAGATGGGAGGTCCGGAGCGGCTGGGTCAGGTGATTGAGCATACTTGCGAAGCAGGCCGGGCTTGTAATCTTGAATTTAACATGGATCGGATCGAGTACATGCCGAATACGGTGAAATCGCACCAGTTGATCGCGCTCGCGTCGGATGAATACAAGCAGCCATTAATTGATGCGATTTATAAGGCCTATTTTGAAGACGGGCAGAATATCGGCAATTTGGATGTGTTGATGAACCTGGCCAAGGAAGTGGGCATGGGGTATATTGACGCTCTGCGGAAGCAGATGGAAGACGGTCAGGGGCTGAACGAAGTCGAGGAGGATGTGAACAAAGCGCGCGAAATCGGGATTACCGGCGTGCCATACTTCATCTTCAACAACAAGTACAGCTTCTCCGGTTCGCAATCGCCCGAAAACTTCCTGAAGGTGCTGGAGCAGGTAGCGGAGAAGGATCGCGAGAACGTTTAA